The Mangifera indica cultivar Alphonso chromosome 8, CATAS_Mindica_2.1, whole genome shotgun sequence genome has a window encoding:
- the LOC123222724 gene encoding NAC domain-containing protein 83-like — MEKQNFVVNSRIKLPIGYRFCPTDEELVVHYLKRKVFGMPLPASVIPELDVFQADPWSLPGDLKEKRYFFMRNITGNVNDSKCKIAAGSGYWKSIGKDKQIMASGSYKQAVGSRKTLVFRRGKPANNPQTKTRWLMHEYRLLCPTTNLNSTHLMSDWIVYRIFQRKRKPKKHGSVSNYLPCSNRNQTVGITRPSCLDFSVEDQSDLLGPPQPCSSSSSEITDEICLDQEETSGYTSFFSYSCVRKS, encoded by the exons ATGGAGAAACAAAACTTTGTGGTGAATAGTAGGATCAAGTTGCCTATTGGGTACAGGTTTTGTCCCACGGATGAAGAGCTCGTTGTTCATTACTTGAAGCGAAAGGTTTTTGGGATGCCATTGCCTGCTTCAGTTATCCCCGAGCTTGATGTTTTCCAGGCTGATCCTTGGAGCTTGCCAG GTGATTTGAAGGAGAAAAGGTATTTCTTTATGAGAAACATAACTGGAAACGTCAATGACAGCAAATGCAAAATAGCTGCTGGTTCCGGGTACTGGAAATCCATTGGCAAAGACAAGCAAATTATGGCTTCTGGCAGCTATAAACAAGCTGTTGGGTCGAGGAAAACTTTAGTTTTCCGCCGAGGAAAGCCTGCTAATAATCCTCAGACTAAAACTAGATGGTTGATGCATGAATATCGCCTTTTATGCCCCACAACAAACCTCAACTCAACCCACCTG ATGAGTGATTGGATTGTGTACCGCATATTTCAAAGGAAGAGAAAGCCAAAGAAGCATGGAAGCGTTTCAAATTATCTCCCTTGCAGCAACAGAAATCAAACTGTTGGGATAACTAGACCAAGTTGTTTAGATTTTAGTGTTGAAGATCAGTCTGATTTATTAGGTCCTCCTCAACCATGTTCGTCAAGTTCAAGTGAAATTACAGATGAGATATGTTTAGATCAAGAAGAAACCAGTGGTTACACCAGCTTCTTTTCTTATTCTTGTGTCAGAAAAAGCTGA
- the LOC123223732 gene encoding glycerophosphodiester phosphodiesterase GDPD1, chloroplastic-like: MALKAVHVSDVPSLDQVPENASVSLFSSRFSTGVEMNSNRGSFKIPKFLVVGHRGHGMNLLQSSDQRMKAYKENSIVSFNSAAKFPIDYIEFDVQVTKDDCPVIFHDNFILSEDNGSVFEKRVAELSSSEFLCYGPQKEPGKKGKTLLRKTEDGKIVNWNVETDDSLCTLQEAFQQVDPSLGFNIELKFDDHVVYQQEYLIRVLQAILKVVFEHAKDRPILFSSFQPDAALLVRKLQSVYPVFFLTNGGTEIFYDVRRNSLEEAIKVCLEGGLQGIVSEVKGVFRNPGAVSKIKEAKLSLLTYGKLNNVPEAVYMQYLMGIEGVIVDLVQEITEAVTDMIKPPKVDEDGEKLNEGDGDREVKTKPEFSQKELSFLLKLIPELIQL, encoded by the exons ATGGCTCTTAAAGCTGTCCATGTCTCCGACGTCCCTTCTCTCGACCAAGTCCCTGAGAATGCTTCTGTTTCTCTCTTCTCCTCTCGCTTCTCCACAG GTGTGGAGATGAATAGTAATAGGGGTTCGTTTAAGATACCGAAGTTCTTAGTTGTGGGGCACAGAGGGCATGGAATGAACTTGTTGCAGTCCTCTGATCAGAGAATGAAAGCTTATAAAGAGAACTCCATTGTTTCTTTCAACTCTGCTGCTAAATTCCCTATTGATTACATCGAATTTGACGTCCAG GTGACAAAAGATGACTGCCCAGTCATTTTCCATGACAACTTCATCCTCTCTGAAGATAAT GGTAGTGTTTTTGAGAAGAGAGTTGCAGAACTAAGTTCATCAGAATTCCTGTGCTACGGACCCCAAAAGGAACCaggaaaaaagggaaaaactttGCTGAGAAAAACAGAAGATGGGAAAATTGTGAACTGGAATGTTGAAACTGATGACTCTCTTTGTACTCTCCAAGAAGCATTCCAACAGGTGGACCCTTCTTTGGGCTTCAATATTGAGCTGAAATTTGATGACCACGTTGTCTACCAACAAGAGTATCTCATCCGTGTTCTTCAAGCCATCTTGAAG GTGGTATTTGAGCATGCTAAGGACAGGCcaattcttttctcttctttccaaCCAGATGCAGCCCTCCTTGTTAGGAAATTGCAGAGTGTCTACCCA gttttctttttaacaaatgGGGGGACAGAAATTTTCTATGATGTGAGGAGAAATTCATTAGAGGAGGCTATAAAGGTGTGTTTGGAGGGAGGTTTACAAGGGATTGTTTCTGAGGTTAAAGGGGTCTTCAGAAATCCAGGAGCAGTCAGCAAGATCAAAGAGGCCAAACTTTCCCTTCTCACCTATGgcaaattaaa TAATGTACCTGAGGCAGTTTACATGCAATATTTGATGGGAATTGAAGGAGTGATAGTTGATTTAGTTCAAGAGATAACAGAGGCGGTAACCGATATGATTAAGCCACCAAAGGTGGATGAAGATGGTGAGAAATTAAATGAAGGAGATGGGGACAGGGAGGTGAAAACAAAACCAGAGTTCTCACAGAAGGAGCTTTCATTTCTCTTGAAGCTCATTCCTGAATTGATACAGCTTTAA
- the LOC123223728 gene encoding uncharacterized protein At2g33490-like, translated as MGSCLLEKTSLHEDEETSRILLMLGQVQFELQKLVDSYRSHIILTITNPSESLLNELRTVEDMKRQCDEKRSVYEYMMAQQREKGRSRSGKGESFTPQQLQTAHDEYDEQATLCVFRLKSLKQGQYHSLLTQAARHHAAQLNLFRKGLKSLEAVDTHVRSVAERQHIDYQFSGLEDDEVEDGEDSYRSNEAGELSFDYRQNKQGPDVVSMSRNSMEVDEVGVSFPRTSLVENAEVNLDKNPGDHPASNKERRGSYSAPLFPEKKNDQAEKFREIQQSSTRKSGTYVLPTPIDAKVPIASRPSTSIPFARSGNLSGHTHNPSHSSPLEQKKQDKDYGDLSVFRLQSVLKESNSNTTSSKLPPPLAEGFSHPSLDTFTSSNTKNNTRQAFSGPITNKLSSAKTTEPHKLVSVVLSSPPTAQPSTSPRRSPSASPPLISSPRLSELHELPRPPSGIAGKPAKSHGLVGHSAPLMSRNQDNTATNKMVSVISSAASPLPVPHLIVPRSFSIPSSSQRAMAFHVPKLLESTKIGEKDEDVSSPPLTPISLVNIKQPVSGVSEAPHSGHIRGD; from the exons ATGGGTTCTTGTCTACTGGAGAAAACCTCGTtacatgaagatgaagaaaccA GTAGAATTTTGTTAATGCTAGGGCAAGTGCAGTTCGAACTTCAAAAGCTTGTTGATAGTTAT AGGTCTCATATAATCCTGACAATTACAAATCCATCAGAATCTCTTCTCAATGAACTTCGCACGGTTGAG GATATGAAACGACAATGTGATGAAAAAAG AAGTGTGTATGAATACATGATGGcacaacaaagagaaaaaggaaggTCAAGAAGTGGCAAGGGTGAAAGTTTTACTCCACAGCAATTGCAAACTGCCCACGATGAATATGACGAACAGGCAACCCTATGTGTTTTTCGGCTAAAGTCCCTCAAACAAGGGCAGTACCATAGTCTTCTAACTCAGGCAGCTCGCCATCATGCAGCACAG ttaaatttatttaggaaGGGACTTAAATCACTTGAGGCAGTTGACACTCATGTTAGATCAGTTGCGGAACGACAGCATATTGATTACCAGTTTTCTGGACTTGAAGATGATGAGGTGGAAGATGGTGAGGATAGCTACCGTTCTAATGAAGCGGGGGAGTTGAGTTTTGACTATAGACAGAATAAGCAGGGTCCTGATGTTGTTTCCATGTCAAGAAATTCAATGGAG GTGGATGAAGTTGGTGTTTCATTTCCTCGAACTTCATTAGTGGAAAATGCTGAG GTAAACTTGGACAAAAACCCAGGGGATCACCCGGCATCAAACAAGGAGCGAAGAGGAAGCTACTCAGCCCCATTATTTCCTGAAAAGAAGAATGATCAGGCTGAAAAATTTAGGGAAATACAGCAATCATCTACGAGGAAATCGGGTACATATGTGCTTCCCACCCCTATTGATGCAAAGGTCCCAATCGCATCAAGACCAAGTACTTCTATTCCCTTTGCGAGGTCAGGTAACCTTAGTGGACACACACACAACCCATCTCATTCTTCCCCATTGGAACAGAAGAAGCAAGATAAAGATTATGGTGATCTCTCTGTCTTCAGACTACAGTCAGTTCTTAAAGAGAGCAACAGTAATACTACCTCCAGTAAACTACCCCCTCCTTTGGCAGAGGGTTTTTCCCATCCTTCACTGGATACATTCACATCTTctaatacaaaaaataacacAAGACAAGCATTCTCTGGCCCAATTACTAATAAGTTATCATCAGCAAAGACTACAGAACCTCACAAGCTAGTTTCTGTAGTACTTTCTTCACCACCAACCGCTCAGCCTTCAACATCTCCAAGGAGATCCCCAAGTGCTTCACCTCCGCTTATTTCTTCTCCTAGATTAAGTGAACTTCATGAGCTTCCCAGGCCTCCGAGTGGCATAGCAGGTAAGCCTGCAAAATCTCATGGTTTGGTCGGTCACTCAGCTCCATTAATGTCTAGAAATCAAGACAATACTGCAACGAATAAAATGGTTTCAGTCATTTCAAGTGCAGCATCCCCTCTTCCTGTTCCACATTTAATTGTTCCTAGGAGCTTCTCCATACCCTCAAGTAGCCAGAGAGCAATGGCATTTCATGTTCCAAAGCTTTTGGAGTCTACGAAAATTGGAGAAAAGGATGAAGATGTTTCTTCTCCTCCGCTGACGCCTATCTCCCTTGTAAACATTAAACAACCAGTATCCGGTGTTTCTGAAGCGCCTCACTCTGGGCATATTAGAggtgattga
- the LOC123223734 gene encoding NAC domain-containing protein 83-like gives MEKQNFVVNSRIKLPIGYRFCPTDEELVVHYLKRKVFGMPLPASVIPELDVFQADPWSLPGDLKEKRYFFMRNITGNVNDSKCKIAAGSGYWKSIGKHKQIMASGSYKQAVGSRKTLVFRRGKPANNPQTKTRWLMHEYRLLCPTTNLNSTHLMSDWIVYRIFQRKRKPKKHGSVSNYLPCSNRNQTVGITRPSRLDFSVEDQSDLLGPPQPCSSSSSEITDEICLDQEETSGYTSFFSYSCVRKS, from the exons ATGGAGAAACAAAACTTTGTAGTGAATAGTAGGATCAAGTTGCCTATTGGGTACAGGTTTTGTCCCACGGATGAAGAGCTCGTTGTTCATTACTTGAAGCGAAAGGTTTTTGGGATGCCATTGCCTGCTTCAGTTATCCCCGAGCTTGATGTTTTCCAGGCTGATCCTTGGAGCTTGCCAG GTGATTTGAAGGAGAAAAGGTATTTCTTTATGAGAAACATAACTGGAAACGTCAATGACAGCAAATGCAAAATAGCTGCTGGTTCCGGGTACTGGAAATCCATTGGCAAACACAAGCAAATTATGGCTTCTGGCAGCTATAAACAAGCTGTTGGGTCGAGGAAAACTTTAGTTTTCCGCCGAGGAAAGCCTGCTAATAATCCTCAGACTAAAACTAGATGGTTGATGCATGAATATCGCCTTTTATGCCCCACAACAAACCTCAACTCAACCCACCTG ATGAGTGATTGGATTGTGTACCGCATATTTCAAAGGAAGAGAAAGCCAAAGAAGCATGGAAGCGTTTCAAATTATCTCCCTTGCAGCAACAGAAATCAAACTGTTGGGATAACTAGACCAAGTCGTTTAGATTTTAGTGTTGAAGATCAGTCTGATTTATTAGGTCCTCCTCAACCATGTTCGTCAAGTTCAAGTGAAATTACAGATGAGATATGTTTAGATCAAGAAGAAACCAGTGGTTACACCAGCTTCTTTTCTTATTCTTGTGTCAGAAAAAGCTGA